One Streptomyces lincolnensis genomic region harbors:
- a CDS encoding tetratricopeptide repeat protein — MNTTYYDHGTPAERWERARMFFDAKDYAAAARVLGGLVEEVPEQTGPQLLLARAYYHSAQLRRAETELRVIVERDPVEHYARLMLGRTLERQGRREEAEPHLRLASALAGDFEQL, encoded by the coding sequence GTGAACACGACGTACTACGACCACGGGACACCGGCGGAGCGCTGGGAGCGTGCCCGGATGTTCTTCGACGCCAAGGACTACGCCGCCGCGGCGCGCGTACTGGGCGGCCTGGTCGAGGAGGTGCCGGAACAGACCGGCCCACAGCTGCTGCTGGCCCGCGCCTACTATCACTCGGCCCAACTGCGCCGCGCGGAGACCGAGTTGCGTGTCATCGTCGAGCGGGACCCGGTGGAGCACTACGCGCGGCTGATGCTCGGCCGCACCCTGGAGCGACAGGGTCGGCGGGAGGAGGCGGAGCCGCATCTGCGCCTCGCCTCCGCGCTCGCGGGCGACTTCGAGCAGCTCTGA